The sequence GCCGAGATGTCGCGCATCGGCATGGCCGGGGCCATCGTGCCCGACCTGCCGCCGGAAGAGGGAACGACCTATCTGGCCGCCATGCAGACGCACCAGCTGGCGCCGATCTTCATCTTTTCGCCCACCACCGGTCAGGAGCGCATGCGGATGCTGGCCGGGCATGGCCGCGGCTTCATCTACTGCGTGGCCCGCAAGGGGGTCACCGGCCAGCAGACGACGTTTTCGGAAGCCCTGGAGGATTACCTGGCACGCTGCCGCCAGGCGACGGACCTGCCGCTGGCGCTGGGCTTCGGGGTCAAGGACCGCTCGGACATCGATTTTCTCAGGGGCAAGGCGGATATCGCCGTGATCGGCACCGAAACCATCCGCCTGGTGGACGAACACGGTGTCGGGGCGGTGGAGGGGTTTATCCGCGGGCTGCAACCCTGATGGCGGCGCAAAAAATTCAATTTCTGCGTTGCGCTGCATCTCGAAGTCGCTGCGGCGTACAGTAGTACGCCTCACACCGCTGAGATTTGCGCGCCGTAACTTGAACTTTTTTCACCGCCATCTCAAAATTTGATTTTTACCGGTCCCTCAATCCTGACCGCAGCCGCCGCCGGCAGCCGGGGCGGATCAGGCCGATAGCGCGGCGGTTATCTTGGCCACGGCGACCTTTTCCTGGGCATTGGGTTCGCGGCCGAGCATCCCGATCCCTGCCCGCAAGAGCGCTAGGGCCTCGCGGCGGTCTTGGGCGCTGGGCAGCAGCCGGGGCAGGGCGGCGATGGCCGCGTCGGTGTCGGTTTGCAGGATGCGCGCCTGGGTCTGGACCAGGTCCCGCAGCTCGCCCGGGCTGATATCCCGGGTGCGCCGGTTCGTCCGGGTCAGCCGGCCCGCCATGACGTAGCCCGTGCGCTGCAGTTCGAAATCCGCCAGCAGCAGGGCCAGTACGATGCGCACGGCGGCCTCCCGGAATCCCCCCTTGCCCATCGCCTGCCGCAGACCATCGGCATCCCGCCGGCGCAGGGCCTCGACGCGCCGGGCGCCGTCCTCGGCGTCCGCTGCCGGGGCTGGATAAGTGGTCTTCACCCACGGGTTCTCGTAGATCGCCCGAAAAAGCTGCTCCCAGAGGCTGTCCCGCATATCCCGGTAAAAATTGAGGCCGTTTTCGATGTTCTCCGCGACGCGCTTTTCCATGCGGCGATAGACGTTGGTCTCTGCCGCCGGTTGGCGATTGCCGTTGCGGATGATCGACGCCCACATGTTGACCGGGATCAGCCAGGGGTTGAGATCGCAAAAAAGCCAGCGCTGCGCCCGCAGCGGGTGCAGCTGCCGCAGGATTTCGGCCGAGGATTCGCTGCTGGCCAAGCGCACCCAGGGGGCCAGGGCGAAGCGGTAGAGGGCGTCGTTTAGCTCCGAGACCCTCTTGACCCCGTAAAAGGCCAGCTCCTCCTCGGGGCGGTCGTCGATGGCCAGGAGGTCTTCGGTGGTTTTTTCCACGAAGCGCACCTGGTATTCGGCGGGACTTTCGGGGTCGTCCTCGATGATCATTTCGTAGAGGCCCGGCGGCAGGTAGTCAAGCATGGTGAAGCTCGCGATGATCTCCTTGTGGTCCCGGCGCGCGATCCTGGCGGAAACGAAAATCCCCAGGTGGCCGATATCTTCGTGGGTGTGGACCACGATGACCTGCCGCCGGCGCCGGATCTCGCCGGCGCTGCCGTAGGCGCGCACGATCCAGTTGAATGCCTGTTGGGGCGGGGTGATGTTGTCGCCGAAGGAGGCGAAGACCACCACCGGCTGGTTGTTGGCCTTGAGGTCGATGCGCTTGCCCGGGGCCAGTTCGAATTCGCCGCGCTCCAGTTTGTTGCCCACGAAAAGGCCGTCGACGATGGTGTGGATCTCTTGTCCGGTCATCAGGAAAAAGCCGCCCCACCATTTCTCGAAGGTCAGGTAGCGCTCGACTTCGGTGTCGATCTTGGCATACAGGTTGTAGGACTTGGACCAGAGGGTGTTGGCCGGGTTGAGATTCTCGAAATTGGCCACCAGGTTGGCGCCGTCGAAGATGTCGTTGCCCAGATCGCTCAAAAGGGAGTTGAACCACACCCCCCCCAGCAGCCCCCCCAGGTAGCGCATCGGGTTGGCGCCCTCCACCCCGCCCCAGTAGGAGAGCGGCGAGCCGTTGAAGACCATCGGGCCGATCAGCTCCGGCCTTTCCGCGCCCACTAGGGCGGCCGCCCAGCCCCCCTGGCAGTTGCCGACCACCGCCGGCTTGGGGGCGTCGGGGTGGCGCCGGCGGACCTCTTCAACGAAGCGGATCTGCGCGTTGCGGACATCCTCCAGGGTCTGGCCCGGCACCGGACGGGTTTTGAAGATCATGAAGTACACCGGGTGTCCGGCGTCCAGCGCCATGCCGATCTGGGAATCCTGCTTGGAGCCGCCGATCCCCGGGCCGTGGCCGGCCCTGGGGTCGATGATCACGATCGGCCGACTGGTCGCCCGCGGGGCTTTTTCGGCCACCTGGGGTTTGTGGCGTCGGTCGCCCGCGGGGTCCCGGCGGTCCAACGCGGCGGCCGGTGGCGCCGCTTGCTGGCGACGATCCGGGTGCTGCGGGCTGCGCCGGTCCAGGATACGGATCAGGGAGTAGTTCACCGGCCGCTCCAGTTCGGTGCCGGAAAGGACCCCTTCGTACTCGAAAACCAGCACCGGCGGCTGGCCCCGGCGCAGGTGGCTCAAATAGATGTTGCCCCGCTGGCGCATCACGTCCCAGAAGAGAATCGTGCGCTGGAGGGTGTCCACCGCGTAGGGGAAGGCATCCTGAATCCAGCCGAGGGGGGTTGTGGGTAGGTTTTGCATGCGCCCGTCTCCTTTCGGGGAAGTCATGTGGTCTGAGTTTTTTTTGCGACCACCCGTTTCTATTGTCAATAAAATTTAGTATAGCCCTTCCCAGAGGCAAACGGAAATACAAATCACGGCCGGACCTGTTTTTGCCGGCGGCGCAAAGCGGCGGCCGGGCGGCGGGTTTGCGGGGAGGAAACCGTGATGGCTGAGATTGTCGATCTTGCGGGCTACCGTTCGCGCCTGCTGGTCAGGAAGGCCTTTGGCGCCTGGTCCAGGCGCTTCGGCGGGACCTTCGGCGAGGACACCCGGCTGAAGGACTTATCGGACAAATGCCTCTATGCCTTGGCGCTTCCTGGGGAGCAGGGCAATGCGGCATTCTACGAGTTGATCATGGGGGTTCTGGAACTCGGGGCTGCCAGTATCTTTCCCTACCTGGATGGCGGGGATAAAATGCGGGTGGTGGATATCCATCTCTTCCTGGCGGACCAAGTGCGCTTTGAATTGATGCGGCGCTTGGGATGGCTCAGCGCCTACCCCACCCAAGAATTCGGCCTGCTGGAGATGGTCCGGGAGTTTGGCCGGGTCCAAGCGGCCGTCGGCGGCCAGTCGCCCCAACTGGCCGACAGCCATCCGGAGTACGGGCACTATCAGCGCCTGCACCAGCGCGAAAAGGAGACCTTCGTGCGTCGCAAATTGCCCGACGCCCTGGCAACCTTTCAAAAGCACCTGCTCTGAGGCTTCCCGGGCCTTGGGCTCCCGGCAAAAAGCAATTCCACAGCGCGCTCGTCTTTTTGCCCGCTACCGGCGTTGGATCCGCCGACACCAACGGGGAGCTCCGCGTCCGCGGCGGTCTTGCCAAGAAAAGAGATGGACCTCTACCTTCTGAAAAAAATCATCACGCCGTTTGTGCTGCTGCCGGGTCTCTTCGTTCTCCTCTTCCTTCTTGCCGGCCTGCGCAGCCTTTGGCGCGGCCGCCCGGGGCGCGGGCTGGCGCTTGCGCTGATTGCGGCCGCGCTTTGGATCCCGGCGATCCCGCCGATGGCCGACAAACTGCTGCGCCCGCTGGAGGCCGGCTTGACGATACCCGAGAATCCCGAGGGCGATGTGATCATCATGATGGGGGGTGCGGTTTACGAAGGATCGCCGGATCTGAGCGGGATCGGCATCCCTTCCGAAGGCACCTGGGCGCGGATCGTCACGGTGGTCCGGCTGCAGCGGCGGCTGGGGGTTGCGGTGATACTGAGCGGCGGCCAGGTCCATCCCGCGCAGGCGCCCATGGGGCCTATCTACCGCCGCTTGCTGACGGACCTGGGTGTGCCGCGGGAGATGATCCTGGTGGAGGGCGAAAGCCGGGACACCCTTGAAAACGCAGCGTTCTCCAAGGCGCTCTGCCAGGCCCAGGGGTTCCGGCGGCCGATCGTGGTGACCTCCGCGCTGCACGTCCGGCGCACGCGGCTGAGCTTTGAAAAGGCCGGGCTGGCGGCCCTCTTTTTCCCCACCGGTTTCCGCACCTGGGAAAATAAAACTTACAGCTGGCCGGCTTATCTGCCCCAGAGCTACGACCCGATCTCAGATGCCCTGCACGAATATCTCGGGCTTTTGGCATATCGCTTTCTGTATTGATTCGGGAGGCGAAAAAATGATCGAAAACTGCCATGATCTCAAGCAGCGCCATAGTTTCGCGGATTATCTCTACTGGATCCTGATGGCGGCGGTCCCGCTGCTGATCGCAGCCATGGCCATCGCCGCGGTCTCGGCTCTCTGGCTGGGGGTCTACCTGCTGGTGCTGCTGGCAGGCCTGCTGATGCTCTGCCGGTTTTTCTGCAGCCACTGTCCGCACTACGCCCGCACCGGCAAAACCGTCAAATGCCTGTTTCTGTGGGGCCTGCCCAAGTTTTTCGAACCCCGCCCGGGGCCCCCGGGATGGCGCGCCAAGGGGCTTTCGCTGCTGGCCGCGGTGGTCATGGTTCTTTTCCCGCTCTACTGGCTGCTGGATCAGCCGGGGCAGCTTTTGATCTATGCCGCCGCGCTGACCGCCGTGGGCATGACGTTGCGGCGTTATGAATGCAGCCGCTGCATCTATCGCGACTGCCCGGCCAACCGGGTGCCGGCCGTGCGTCGGACCGAGGCCGACGCCTGAACCCGGTTCGAGGCGGGACCGCCCGCAAAGGAAACGGCCCAAAGGGTCTCAGCCTGCGGGGCCGCCCCCCGGGCAAACCCATCCGGATCTTGTCTGTGAAACGCCCATGATCGTGTTGGACAGCCTCTTGCCGGTTTTTGCCCTGATCTTGCTGGGAAACCGGCTCAAGCACCACCGGCTGACCGATGACACCTTCCTCAAGACCTCCGACCGGCTGGTTTACTTCATCTTCTTTCCGGCCATGCTCTTCTGGAAGATCGGCGGGGGCGGCAGCACCCTGGCCGTCGACTGGCGCTTCTGCGGGACGGCCCTGCTGGCCGTGGCGACGGCCTGCCTGGCCAGCATCTGCTACGCCCTGGTTTTCAAGCTGCCGGCCTTCCAGGTGGGCACCTTTTGCCAGAGCTGCTATCGCTTCAACACCTATATCGGCATGGCCATTGTGCTGACTGCCCTGGGCGAGGAAGGAGCGCAGCATTTCGGGGTTCTGGTCGGTCTCGCCATCCCGCCCATCAACGTGCTGGCCGTTTCCACCCTGATCTGGTTTTCGGACCAGCCGTATTCCGGGCGCCAGCGGGCGTGGATCACCTTCACGGCGCTGGTTTCAAATCCCCTGATTCTGGGTTGCCTGGCGGGGATCCTATACGCGCGCTTAAACCTGGGGTTTCCAGCCTTTCTGGACAACACCCTGCGGCTGACCTCGCTGCTGACCCTGCCCCTGGCGCTGCTGTCAATCGGCGGCAGCCTGACCCTCGGGCAGTTGCGCGGCAATCTCAGCCTGTGTTTGGTGGGGGCGGGTTTCAAACTGCTGCTGCTGCCCCTGGCGGGTTTTTTTCTCTTTCGCTGGCTGGGCGTCGGCCGGCTGGCGTTTCAAGTGGGCATGATCTTCTGCGCCCTGCCCACCTCAACGGCCATTTACGTGCTCTCCTCGCAGCTCAAAAGCGACACCGAACTGGCCTCGGCCTCGATCGTGGTCTCGACGGTGCTCTCTTTTCTATCCCTTTCCGTCGCTTTGCTGCTGCCGACAATTTTCTGAGGCCGGATCCGGCCCGGCCGGGGAAGTTTTCGGATGCCCGGTATCATTGACAATTTCTATCGAAGTGCTGTATAGGAATTTTTACTTCGATCCGAAAAGGATCTTGTAGCCCGGTTTTCGGGGCCCCTCAAGGCCCGTGAAGCCAGAAAACCCGGGGCACGTCCATCTCTTTTCCGCATGCGTTCGGTCGCCGCGATGTCGGTTTTTTACCCCTGCGACAGAGGGGCGCGGTCGCACTGTTGCCGTGACATCGCCGGGATCCGGGGTGCGCCCCGACAGGAAGGAACCCAAGCCAAAATGCGCAAGGCAATCCAGGCGACCGTCTGTTTGCTTTTCCTTTCCCTGCTGACGCCCTTATGCGGCCTCACCGATGACCGGCAATTCTACCCGACAACCCCGCGGCTCAACAACGGTCAAAAATGGCGCATCGGCTACTGCGAGGGCGGCCCCTACCTGG comes from Desulfobacteraceae bacterium and encodes:
- the trpA gene encoding tryptophan synthase subunit alpha; the protein is MLETYLRRQREKKEILLMTHIVVGYPSFEASFEIVKAMVAAGVDLMELQIPFSEPIADGPVILRANQEVLARGARVRQALAFAERATAAFDIPFLFMTYCNIVYKYGVAEFAAEMSRIGMAGAIVPDLPPEEGTTYLAAMQTHQLAPIFIFSPTTGQERMRMLAGHGRGFIYCVARKGVTGQQTTFSEALEDYLARCRQATDLPLALGFGVKDRSDIDFLRGKADIAVIGTETIRLVDEHGVGAVEGFIRGLQP
- a CDS encoding YdcF family protein, giving the protein MDLYLLKKIITPFVLLPGLFVLLFLLAGLRSLWRGRPGRGLALALIAAALWIPAIPPMADKLLRPLEAGLTIPENPEGDVIIMMGGAVYEGSPDLSGIGIPSEGTWARIVTVVRLQRRLGVAVILSGGQVHPAQAPMGPIYRRLLTDLGVPREMILVEGESRDTLENAAFSKALCQAQGFRRPIVVTSALHVRRTRLSFEKAGLAALFFPTGFRTWENKTYSWPAYLPQSYDPISDALHEYLGLLAYRFLY
- a CDS encoding DUF3141 domain-containing protein translates to MQNLPTTPLGWIQDAFPYAVDTLQRTILFWDVMRQRGNIYLSHLRRGQPPVLVFEYEGVLSGTELERPVNYSLIRILDRRSPQHPDRRQQAAPPAAALDRRDPAGDRRHKPQVAEKAPRATSRPIVIIDPRAGHGPGIGGSKQDSQIGMALDAGHPVYFMIFKTRPVPGQTLEDVRNAQIRFVEEVRRRHPDAPKPAVVGNCQGGWAAALVGAERPELIGPMVFNGSPLSYWGGVEGANPMRYLGGLLGGVWFNSLLSDLGNDIFDGANLVANFENLNPANTLWSKSYNLYAKIDTEVERYLTFEKWWGGFFLMTGQEIHTIVDGLFVGNKLERGEFELAPGKRIDLKANNQPVVVFASFGDNITPPQQAFNWIVRAYGSAGEIRRRRQVIVVHTHEDIGHLGIFVSARIARRDHKEIIASFTMLDYLPPGLYEMIIEDDPESPAEYQVRFVEKTTEDLLAIDDRPEEELAFYGVKRVSELNDALYRFALAPWVRLASSESSAEILRQLHPLRAQRWLFCDLNPWLIPVNMWASIIRNGNRQPAAETNVYRRMEKRVAENIENGLNFYRDMRDSLWEQLFRAIYENPWVKTTYPAPAADAEDGARRVEALRRRDADGLRQAMGKGGFREAAVRIVLALLLADFELQRTGYVMAGRLTRTNRRTRDISPGELRDLVQTQARILQTDTDAAIAALPRLLPSAQDRREALALLRAGIGMLGREPNAQEKVAVAKITAALSA
- a CDS encoding AEC family transporter; amino-acid sequence: MIVLDSLLPVFALILLGNRLKHHRLTDDTFLKTSDRLVYFIFFPAMLFWKIGGGGSTLAVDWRFCGTALLAVATACLASICYALVFKLPAFQVGTFCQSCYRFNTYIGMAIVLTALGEEGAQHFGVLVGLAIPPINVLAVSTLIWFSDQPYSGRQRAWITFTALVSNPLILGCLAGILYARLNLGFPAFLDNTLRLTSLLTLPLALLSIGGSLTLGQLRGNLSLCLVGAGFKLLLLPLAGFFLFRWLGVGRLAFQVGMIFCALPTSTAIYVLSSQLKSDTELASASIVVSTVLSFLSLSVALLLPTIF